The following are encoded together in the Humulus lupulus chromosome 5, drHumLupu1.1, whole genome shotgun sequence genome:
- the LOC133780051 gene encoding probable (S)-N-methylcoclaurine 3'-hydroxylase isozyme 2, whose protein sequence is MSPLISFPEITLMMIPLTTTLLILLPPLIIFLLSKHYLLKSKSPPIPPGPFRWPIVGNLFQIGPNPQVTLARFAKTYGPDLFSFKLGTKLVVVGSSPPAAMAILKTHDRNLCARFVPHVAPSKCLKNYDSTIGWVDECNESWKNLRTFSRTELFSAKAINSQAWIRDQKVNETVKFVAKHMQGKAVKVREIAFGAVLNMMGNILVSKDMIDQSQESLKGELCEVMNKITDVASSPNISDFYPILGSFDLQNLQKRSMELFDRSCQLWEAIVQERKASETSPCPPDFLDALIKNDFSTDDINVIFMEFFGAGTETSSSIVEWTMAELIQNPRCMKIVQEELAKEIGPNNVVKECDLPKLTYLQACIKEILRLHPVGPLLLPHRAIESCTVMNYTIPKDSQILVNVWAVGRDPSLWEEPLVFKPERFLNSSLDFKGNNFEYFPFGSGRRICPGMPMAAKQIPLIVAALIHSFDWSLPQGKNLNDIDMTEKYGIAMRMEKPLVLVPKAKINIII, encoded by the exons ATGTCTCCATTAATATCATTCCCAGAAATCACTCTCATGATGATTCCATTGACGACGACCCTTCTCATACTCTTACCTCCTCTTATAATTTTCCTTCTCTCCAAACACTACTTACTCAAATCTAAATCACCACCAATTCCACCGGGCCCGTTTCGATGGCCGATTGTTGGCAACCTTTTTCAAATAGGGCCCAATCCTCAAGTGACCTTAGCACGCTTTGCCAAAACCTACGGCCCTGATCTTTTCTCCTTCAAACTCGGTACCAAACTCGTCGTCGTCGGATCATCTCCGCCGGCAGCCATGGCCATTCTAAAGACCCATGATCGAAATCTTTGTGCTCGGTTCGTTCCTCATGTTGCACCCTCCAAGTGTCTGAAAAATTACGATTCTACCATCGGCTGGGTCGATGAATGCAATGAAAGTTGGAAGAACTTGCGTACTTTCTCTCGAACTGAGCTATTCTCTGCGAAAGCTATCAACTCCCAAGCTTGGATAAGAGACCAGAAAGTCAACGAAACGGTGAAGTTCGTGGCCAAACACATGCAAGGAAAGGCAGTCAAAGTTCGAGAGATTGCTTTTGGTGCAGTGTTGAATATGATGGGAAATATTCTGGTCTCCAAAGATATGATTGACCAATCTCAAGAAAGCTTGAAAGGGGAGCTTTGTGAGGTCATGAACAAGATAACGGACGTTGCTTCTTCTCCAAATATATCTGACTTTTATCCTATTTTGGGTTCCTTTGATCTTCAGAATCTTCAAAAGAGGTCCATGGAATTGTTTGATAGGAGTTGCCAGCTTTGGGAGGCAATCGTCCAGGAAAGGAAAGCTTCTGAAACCTCCCCATGCCCACCTGATTTTCTTGATGCTCTCATTAAAAATGACTTTTCCACCGAtgacataaatgtgatttttaTG GAATTTTTTGGTGCGGGAACAGAAACTAGTAGCTCAATAGTAGAATGGACAATGGCAGAGCTAATACAAAACCCCAGATGCATGAAGATAGTTCAAGAGGAACTTGCAAAAGAAATTGGCCCAAATAATGTTGTGAAAGAGTGTGATCTTCCCAAGTTGACATATCTTCAAGCCTGTATAAAAGAAATCTTAAGGTTACACCCAGTTGggcctcttcttcttcctcaccgAGCTATTGAGTCATGCACAGTCATGAACTACACCATACCAAAGGACTCTCAGATTTTAGTCAACGTTTGGGCCGTCGGACGAGACCCCAGTTTGTGGGAAGAGCCGTTGGTGTTCAAACCCGAGAGGTTTCTGAACTCGAGCTTGGATTTCAAAGGGAATAACTTTGAGTACTTTCCATTTGGCTCGGGAAGGAGAATTTGTCCTGGAATGCCTATGGCTGCTAAGCAGATTCCTTTGATTGTGGCTGCTTTAATCCATTCTTTCGATTGGTCACTTCCACAAGGAAAGAATCTCAACGACATTGACATGACTGAGAAATATGGAATCGCCATGCGGATGGAGAAACCTCTTGTTCTTGTTCCTAAAGCTAAGATTAATATCATCATATAA